GATGGATATTAAGCTCCAAGGAAATATGAGTGGCATTGATGCGGCCCGTGCCCTACAAGATTATGATATACCCATTATTTATTTAACCGCTTTTAGTGATACTAAAACATTGGAAGATGCTACGGAAACTTTAACCTATGGATACCTGAATAAACCGGCTAAATTAGAGGATATAAAATCGGCGATCGCTCTCTCTATCGCTAAACACCAAAAAGATCGAAATCTTAAAACCCTTTGGCATGAAGAGAAAAAACTCAATGAGTTAAAATCTCATTTTGTATCCATGGTTTCCCATGATTTACGTGCTCCTTTAACTCATATCTTGGTTTCCCTTGAAATTCTTAGGCAATATGGGGATGATTTGAACTTATCTCAAAAAAATAAGCAGTTCGATCGGATGCAAATTGCCATTAAAAATATGACGTTGCAACTTGAAGAAATGCTCACGATTGATCAAGTTGAGTCTGGTAAGTTATCCTTAAATCCTGCATCTATTGATGTCGTTCAGTTGTGCAAAGAAAGATTGGATTATTTTGAGATCATGGCCGATCAAAAATGCTCCTTAATATTTGAGTGCGATCGAGAATCTTTGTCTCTTTATCTTGATGAAGATATTCTTGGGCATATTCTCAATAATTTACTGTCCAATGCAATTAAATATTCACCAGAAGGGGGGACAGTATGCATAACCTTAATGCCTCAACCCCATGCAATGCTGTTAGAAGTGAGCGATCAGGGCATTGGTATTCCGACGGAAGATCTGGAGAATCTTTACAGTCCTTTTGAACGGGCCAGTAATGTAGGTAAAATTAAGGGGACTGGTATTGGCTTGTATATTGTTAAACAAGCTGTAGAATGTCACCAGGGCACGATTGAGGTTTCTAGTCAAGTGGGAGTGGGGACAACCTTTCGGATTTGGTTACCTTCTCTAATGAATCATTTTCATTTCAGCGACAGCCAACACGGTTAATAATGAATCATTATCATGCCCCTGGAGTTTGTTACGCTAAAGGAGTTGATTTAATCAACAAGTTACGATATACTACAAATGAAGTTGACTAAAGCTTGAGAGCTTTTCTAGTGGGGTTTCAGGAACTCAATGGGCAAAAATTCGTCGTCTCAACCCATGGCCAAAGGTTCGGCAATCTCCATGATGAACCGAACTGACATATCGGGAGAAAATATTCAATCCTAGATCTTAGAGAAAGAAAAGGAGAGGCGATGACTTTCTTAAAACAAAGTTAAGTAAAAAAACTCAGTCTAATTGGGTGAAGAAAATTCACCTGAAAGGAGGAGGTATAACACCAGAGGTTTAACTTACTCTTAGAAATGAAGCAAGTTAGACAACAACCGGGAATTCACCCCATCCTTGAAAGATAAGTTACACGTTAGGGAATCTCCCAACAGAACCAGGGGCCAGAAGGTCGCTGAACTGATTGCTCCAGTCCAAGTTGTCAAGTTTTGGCGACGGATCGGGAACCCTAGGAATAGATATCCCCAATACAGATGTCCGGGAAACGTCTACGAAATTGAGTAGACGGTTTTTAAGCTCTCAAGTTTTCAGTATTAACCCCGATCATCACAACGACCTAATCCTAATGCCTAATACCATGACCAAGACGCAAACCAAAACCCAAACTAAGCTCCCCACCTATAAGGCAGATATGGTAAGGACATACCTGCATGAAATCGGTCGTATTCCTCTGTTAAGCCATGAGCAAGAGATTGTATTGGGTAAACAGGTTCAACAGATGATGCGGTTGATGAATGTCAAAGAGCAGCAAGAAGACCAACTCGATCGCCCCATCAGTGATGAGGAATGGGCCGATTTGGTACAGCTCGATCCTCAAGAGTTAGATCGGATGGTCAAGCAAGGTCAACGAGCCAAACAAAAAATGATTGAAGCGAACTTGCGTCTGGTGGTGGCGATCGCCAAAAAATACCAGAAACGGAATATGGAGTTTCTGGATTTAATCCAAGAAGGAACCCTGGGACTCGAACGGGGAGTGGAAAAATTTGACCCCATGAGGGGCTATAAATTCTCTACTTACGCCTATTGGTGGATTCGTCAAGCCATTACGCGGGCGATCGCCCAACAAGGGCGAACGATTCGCCTACCGATCCACATCACAGAGAAACTCAACAAAATCAAAAAAATTCAACGAGAACTCTCCCAACAGTTCGGTCGCAGTGCGACTCCGACGGAAATCGGCCAAGCCTTAGACCTGAAACCGGCTCAAATCCGTGAATACCTCACCCTCTCGCGTCAACCGGTCTCCCTAGATTTACGGGTGGGAGATAACCAAGATACGGAACTCCAAGAACTCTTGGAAGACGATGGTATTTCTCCGGAACACTATGCTACTCAAGAACTCCTGCGCCAAGACTTGCATCATCTGATCGCTGACCTCACACCTCAACAACAAGAGGTGTTGAATTTACGGTTTGGACTCACGGATGGTCATGAGTTATCTCTCTCTCAAGTCGGTCAGCGCATGAGTTTAAGTCGCGAGCGAGTCCGCCAACTGGAACGACAAGCCTTAACCTACTTACGTCGCCATCGGGGTCTGGTTCGTGAGTATTTAGCCAGCTAAGGGTTGGTTGTGTTGTCTCCAATATCGAAGAAGCACCTGGCTTGAACGCCAAGAGATCCCACAGGTGCTTCTAACAGAATAAAAAACGCTGATTTATAAAATCATTTTTTCTGAGGAGGAAACTAGGGTGCTTGAATTTTTATCATCTCAGATGCAACGCTTAACCTCAACATTGGTACACTCTTCATCGGTGCTAACGCCTCTGATGGTTACCCTCATGGTCTCCTTGGGAAATGGCGCTCCTGCCTTGGCTCAAAATAGGTCTAGCTCTCCTGAAAGCTCCCAGGCTGAAGCGATCGCTCAGTTTCCAGATGGGGTCTATTTTTATGGAGAATCTCCTCAACTGGATCAATTGGGTCAAGCCTATATGGTATTTGAAACTCATCAGCAGAAGCTTTTGGGCGCTTTTTATCTTCCCCATTCTTCCTTTGATTGTTTCTATGGACAGGTTGTCCAAAATCAACTCTCTTTGACGGTGATTGATAGTTACGAGCGCACTGCTCATGCTTATGCAATGGCTTTGGAACCGGTAGCGATCGCTTCTAGTCCAGGCTCTACAAACCTTCAGTTTGAGCCTGAAGGCTTTCATCGAATTCCACAATTGAGGGATGCCGAGCGGGGGTATCTAGAAACTTGTCGCCAAGATTTAGGAAATAATTAACCATAGACTTCTTGCAGAAGGTGAGGGAATAGGGATATAGGATTACTCTATTGCTATTTATTTTCTACTCACTTATGCAAGAGATCTAATTAACCCTTATTCCTGGGTGTCTGAAGTCTCAGGTGCTTCAGGTGCTTCAGGTACGGTCGTTGTCGGCTCTGGTGCAGGAACTGGAGTCGGTAAAGGTGTTAAACCGGGAATCCCTAAATCCAGATTCGGAGGTTCTGCTGGGGTAACTTCCGAGGGGTTCACCCCTGTGGGAAGTGTTGCCAATGCCACGCGATCGCCACCCACAGATCGCATTAAATCTAAAATTTGGACAACATCTTCATAAAGAGCTGTTTTTGAGGCATACAGCACCATTAATCCCTGTGCATTT
The Roseofilum reptotaenium CS-1145 DNA segment above includes these coding regions:
- a CDS encoding hybrid sensor histidine kinase/response regulator, which encodes MNNFAKILIVEDELIAAHNLADNLQELGYEVSGVVKTGEAAIDQVIKNPPSLILMDIKLQGNMSGIDAARALQDYDIPIIYLTAFSDTKTLEDATETLTYGYLNKPAKLEDIKSAIALSIAKHQKDRNLKTLWHEEKKLNELKSHFVSMVSHDLRAPLTHILVSLEILRQYGDDLNLSQKNKQFDRMQIAIKNMTLQLEEMLTIDQVESGKLSLNPASIDVVQLCKERLDYFEIMADQKCSLIFECDRESLSLYLDEDILGHILNNLLSNAIKYSPEGGTVCITLMPQPHAMLLEVSDQGIGIPTEDLENLYSPFERASNVGKIKGTGIGLYIVKQAVECHQGTIEVSSQVGVGTTFRIWLPSLMNHFHFSDSQHG
- a CDS encoding RNA polymerase sigma factor, RpoD/SigA family, with translation MTKTQTKTQTKLPTYKADMVRTYLHEIGRIPLLSHEQEIVLGKQVQQMMRLMNVKEQQEDQLDRPISDEEWADLVQLDPQELDRMVKQGQRAKQKMIEANLRLVVAIAKKYQKRNMEFLDLIQEGTLGLERGVEKFDPMRGYKFSTYAYWWIRQAITRAIAQQGRTIRLPIHITEKLNKIKKIQRELSQQFGRSATPTEIGQALDLKPAQIREYLTLSRQPVSLDLRVGDNQDTELQELLEDDGISPEHYATQELLRQDLHHLIADLTPQQQEVLNLRFGLTDGHELSLSQVGQRMSLSRERVRQLERQALTYLRRHRGLVREYLAS
- a CDS encoding ExbD/TolR family protein; translation: MKINWDNPTEEARIEVIPLIDVIFCILTFFILAAVGLTRQQAITVDLPSAKTGTTQMQDMLIVSVDTVGQTYIEQELVPRDQLRQRLLAYQIQNAQGLMVLYASKTALYEDVVQILDLMRSVGGDRVALATLPTGVNPSEVTPAEPPNLDLGIPGLTPLPTPVPAPEPTTTVPEAPEAPETSDTQE